From the Streptococcus sp. 29887 genome, one window contains:
- the guaC gene encoding GMP reductase produces MFNETPVFDYEDIQLIPNKCIINSRSEADTSVTLGKYTFKLPVVPANMQTILDEDVAEMLAKDGYFYIMHRFDEEGRIPFVKRMHDQGLIASISVGVKDYEYDFVSSLKADAPEFITIDIAHGHADSVIKMIKHIKKELPDTFVIAGNVGTPEAVRELENAGADATKVGIGPGKVCITKVKTGFGTGGWQLAALRWCSKAARKPIIADGGIRTHGDIAKSIRFGASMVMIGSLFAGHIESPGKTVEVDGKQFKEYYGSASEYQKGAYKNVEGKKILLPAKGHLKDTLIEMEQDLQSSISYAGGRDITSLKHVDYVIVKNSIWNGDSI; encoded by the coding sequence ATGTTTAATGAAACACCAGTTTTTGACTACGAAGATATTCAGCTCATTCCAAACAAATGTATCATCAATAGCCGTTCGGAGGCAGATACATCGGTAACACTCGGAAAATACACTTTTAAACTGCCAGTGGTTCCTGCCAATATGCAGACGATCTTGGATGAAGATGTGGCAGAAATGTTGGCCAAAGATGGTTATTTTTACATCATGCACCGTTTCGACGAAGAGGGGCGAATTCCCTTCGTGAAGCGCATGCATGACCAAGGCTTGATTGCTTCTATCTCGGTTGGTGTGAAAGACTATGAATATGACTTTGTTTCTAGTTTAAAAGCTGACGCGCCTGAGTTTATTACCATTGATATTGCGCATGGTCATGCGGATAGCGTGATTAAAATGATCAAGCATATCAAGAAAGAATTGCCTGATACCTTTGTCATTGCAGGTAATGTTGGCACTCCTGAAGCTGTTCGAGAATTGGAAAATGCCGGTGCGGATGCAACAAAAGTTGGCATTGGTCCAGGTAAGGTCTGCATCACCAAGGTCAAAACTGGTTTTGGTACAGGGGGGTGGCAGCTGGCTGCCCTTCGTTGGTGTTCAAAAGCTGCTCGTAAGCCGATTATTGCGGACGGTGGTATCCGTACCCACGGAGATATTGCCAAATCCATCCGTTTCGGTGCTAGCATGGTTATGATTGGTTCCCTCTTTGCTGGTCACATCGAAAGCCCAGGAAAGACAGTAGAAGTAGACGGTAAACAATTTAAAGAATATTATGGCTCTGCATCTGAATACCAAAAAGGAGCCTATAAGAACGTGGAAGGCAAAAAAATTCTCCTGCCAGCTAAAGGTCATTTGAAAGATACGCTGATTGAAATGGAGCAAGATTTGCAATCATCCATTTCCTATGCTGGCGGTCGTGACATTACCAGCTTGAAGCACGTGGATTATGTGATTGTGAAAAATTCAATATGGAATGGGGATTCTATCTAG
- the nth gene encoding endonuclease III, translating into MVLSKKRARKVIEEIIALYPDAQPSLDFRNHFELVCAVLLSAQTTDAAVNKATPGLFEAFPTPQAMAAAEVKDIEPYISRLGLYRNKAKFLKECAQQLLDRHDGIVPQTREELEALAGVGRKTANVVLSVGFGIPAFAVDTHVGRICKHHDIVKKSATPLETEKRVMEVLPPELWLPAHQAMIYFGREVCHPKNPECDKFPQLYEFE; encoded by the coding sequence ATGGTATTATCAAAGAAACGTGCAAGAAAAGTTATTGAAGAAATCATCGCCCTTTACCCTGATGCTCAACCTAGTTTGGATTTCCGCAACCATTTTGAATTGGTCTGCGCAGTACTTTTGTCAGCTCAGACAACGGATGCTGCTGTTAACAAGGCAACCCCAGGTTTATTCGAGGCTTTCCCAACGCCTCAAGCTATGGCAGCAGCAGAGGTGAAGGACATCGAGCCCTACATTTCTCGCTTGGGCTTGTACCGTAATAAGGCCAAGTTTTTGAAAGAATGCGCCCAGCAGTTGTTGGACCGACATGATGGCATTGTCCCACAGACACGGGAGGAATTAGAAGCCTTAGCCGGTGTGGGAAGAAAAACGGCCAATGTGGTGTTGAGTGTCGGTTTTGGCATTCCTGCATTCGCAGTCGATACCCATGTGGGTCGGATCTGCAAACACCACGATATTGTCAAAAAATCAGCGACCCCACTGGAAACGGAAAAGCGGGTCATGGAGGTCTTACCACCAGAACTCTGGCTGCCAGCCCACCAGGCCATGATTTATTTTGGACGAGAAGTCTGCCATCCCAAAAATCCTGAATGTGATAAATTTCCACAATTATATGAATTTGAGTAA
- the trmD gene encoding tRNA (guanosine(37)-N1)-methyltransferase TrmD, protein MRIDILTLFPEMFAPLEHSIVGKARDKGLLEINYHNFREKAEKARHVDDEPYGGGQGMLLRAQPIFDTMDSIEQTKPRVILLDPAGRTFNQAYAEELAQEEQLIFICGHYEGYDERIKTLVTDEISLGDYVLTGGELAAMTMIDATVRLIPEVIGKEVSHTDDSFSSGLLEYPQYTRPYEYRGMVVPDVLMSGHHENIRKWRLEESLRKTYQRRPDLLENYNFTAEELTIFEKIKAEDTVD, encoded by the coding sequence ATGAGAATTGATATTTTGACCCTCTTCCCAGAAATGTTTGCTCCGCTGGAACATTCTATTGTGGGCAAGGCGCGTGACAAGGGCTTGCTGGAAATCAACTACCATAATTTTCGTGAGAAAGCTGAAAAGGCTCGCCATGTGGATGATGAGCCTTACGGCGGAGGTCAAGGGATGTTACTCCGAGCTCAACCGATTTTTGACACCATGGATAGCATTGAACAAACCAAGCCCCGTGTTATCTTGTTGGATCCTGCTGGTCGGACTTTCAATCAGGCCTATGCAGAAGAATTGGCACAGGAAGAGCAGTTGATTTTTATCTGTGGACATTACGAAGGTTATGATGAGCGGATTAAGACCCTGGTGACAGACGAGATTTCTCTTGGAGATTATGTTCTGACTGGGGGCGAATTAGCAGCCATGACTATGATTGATGCTACTGTTCGTTTAATTCCAGAGGTCATTGGCAAGGAAGTCAGCCATACGGATGATAGTTTTTCTTCAGGTTTATTGGAATATCCTCAGTACACTCGTCCCTACGAATATCGAGGGATGGTAGTGCCAGATGTTCTCATGAGTGGCCACCATGAAAATATTCGAAAATGGCGTCTGGAAGAAAGCCTACGAAAAACCTATCAACGTCGTCCAGACTTGTTGGAAAATTATAACTTTACAGCTGAAGAGTTAACTATTTTTGAAAAAATCAAAGCAGAAGACACAGTTGATTAG
- a CDS encoding MATE family efflux transporter — translation MYQTRNNKEKLWLFIKIFLPILIYQFANYSASFIDTMMTGQYSTMDLAGVSMATSLWNPLFSFLTGIVSALVPIIAQYLGQGEKSKIRQEFHQFVYLALGLTAILLLLVYLFAVPALSRFDLDKAVFQVGRQYLYYISIGILPLLLFSVCRSFFDALGLTRLSMYLMLLLVPFNSLFNYLLIYGKMGLPALGGAGAGLGTALAYWAVLLVIVLVMCKNKTISSYQIWRWSPIDLSLLKEGLKIGLPIGLQVFAEVAIFAVVGLYMAKFSAQIIAAHQAAMNFATLLYAFPSSVSSALAIVVAYEVGAKRPIDVKAYSRLGRLAALGFAGLTLTFLYFFRSKVAYLYGNDADFVRLTSHFLSFALMFQLADAYTAPIQGILRGYKDTTVPFVLGLVAYWSMTFPVAFFLERFFQLGPEAYWLGLISGIFVCGIALRLRLKKIASLQ, via the coding sequence ATGTACCAAACAAGAAATAACAAAGAGAAACTCTGGCTATTTATCAAAATATTTTTGCCTATTTTAATTTATCAATTTGCTAATTACTCGGCATCTTTTATTGATACCATGATGACTGGCCAGTACAGTACCATGGATTTAGCTGGTGTTTCCATGGCAACCAGCCTTTGGAATCCTTTGTTCTCATTTTTGACGGGGATTGTATCTGCGCTTGTTCCAATCATTGCTCAATATCTAGGACAAGGAGAGAAGTCAAAGATTCGGCAAGAGTTTCATCAGTTTGTCTATTTGGCCCTTGGACTGACGGCAATCCTCTTACTCTTGGTCTATCTTTTTGCCGTTCCGGCTCTGTCTCGTTTCGACTTGGACAAAGCTGTCTTTCAGGTCGGTCGGCAGTACCTCTACTATATCTCCATCGGCATCTTGCCCCTCTTATTGTTCAGCGTCTGCCGATCCTTTTTCGACGCCTTGGGCTTGACCCGCCTATCTATGTACCTCATGTTGCTTCTGGTTCCCTTTAACAGCCTCTTTAACTATCTCTTAATTTATGGGAAAATGGGCCTACCAGCCCTGGGCGGAGCAGGTGCTGGATTGGGCACTGCTTTAGCTTACTGGGCTGTGTTGCTAGTCATTGTCCTTGTCATGTGCAAAAATAAGACCATTTCTTCTTATCAGATTTGGCGGTGGAGTCCGATTGACCTTTCTTTATTGAAGGAAGGCTTGAAAATTGGTTTGCCGATTGGTTTGCAAGTCTTTGCAGAAGTGGCTATTTTTGCAGTTGTTGGCCTTTACATGGCAAAATTTTCTGCTCAGATTATCGCGGCTCATCAGGCGGCCATGAACTTTGCTACTCTTCTTTATGCCTTCCCGTCTTCTGTATCTTCAGCCTTGGCTATTGTGGTTGCCTATGAAGTGGGTGCAAAACGACCTATAGATGTAAAAGCCTACAGCCGTTTGGGACGCTTAGCAGCGCTAGGCTTTGCAGGTTTGACCTTAACCTTCCTTTATTTTTTCCGTTCCAAAGTTGCCTATCTCTACGGAAATGATGCAGACTTTGTCCGACTGACCTCACATTTTCTAAGCTTTGCCCTCATGTTCCAATTAGCAGATGCCTATACAGCACCAATTCAAGGAATTTTGCGTGGTTACAAGGATACAACTGTTCCATTTGTACTTGGTTTGGTTGCTTATTGGTCCATGACTTTTCCGGTTGCCTTTTTCCTGGAAAGATTTTTCCAGCTGGGACCAGAAGCCTATTGGCTTGGTCTAATTTCAGGTATTTTTGTTTGCGGGATTGCCCTAAGATTGCGTTTGAAGAAAATTGCTAGCCTTCAATAG
- a CDS encoding DUF5301 domain-containing protein encodes MIFVVLSCICILFGYQVVKKTEISLPQADQIVISNQDGGELRTLEGSKMSDFLSELTQIHPYLFKNASNHDQPVGVEEYYQLTFQPNNKIAYLYEKNGKTYLEFPYELTVRTKKSLSELID; translated from the coding sequence TTGATTTTTGTTGTTTTATCTTGTATCTGCATCTTGTTTGGCTATCAAGTTGTGAAGAAAACTGAAATTAGTTTACCTCAAGCTGACCAGATTGTAATTAGTAATCAGGATGGTGGAGAGCTAAGAACTCTGGAAGGTAGTAAAATGAGCGATTTTCTATCGGAGCTTACCCAAATCCATCCTTATCTTTTCAAAAATGCTAGCAACCATGACCAGCCAGTTGGGGTAGAAGAATATTACCAACTAACCTTTCAACCTAATAATAAAATTGCCTATCTCTATGAGAAAAATGGCAAAACCTATCTGGAGTTTCCTTACGAGTTGACAGTCAGGACCAAAAAGTCCTTGTCTGAGTTAATAGACTAG
- a CDS encoding NAD(P)H-hydrate dehydratase: MDLQELCRQVIQERPRNSHKGTFGRALLIGGLYPYGGAIIMTALATVNSGAGLVTVATEKENIPALHSHLPEAMAFSVDDKDLLLANIKHADLVLIGPGLGDNSRAENLVDLVLENVSEKQILVLDGSALTLIAKQNRKIFPCKQVILTPHQKEWERLSAIPIDRQTSQTNLTALREFQERTILVAKSSSSHVLQANPEQITPITAGGPYQATGGMGDTLAGMVAGFALQFPHAPLYDKVVAATYLHSYIADQLAQQFYLVKPTDISKDIQKTMHYFQMK; the protein is encoded by the coding sequence ATGGATTTACAAGAACTTTGTAGGCAGGTCATTCAGGAACGACCTAGGAACAGCCACAAGGGAACCTTCGGCCGTGCCTTACTGATTGGTGGACTTTACCCTTACGGTGGCGCCATCATCATGACTGCCCTAGCCACTGTCAATAGCGGAGCTGGCTTGGTTACTGTCGCTACTGAAAAAGAAAATATTCCAGCACTGCATAGTCACCTACCTGAAGCCATGGCCTTTTCAGTTGATGACAAAGACTTACTCCTAGCAAATATAAAACATGCTGACCTGGTATTGATTGGGCCTGGTTTGGGGGACAATAGCCGAGCAGAAAACCTAGTTGACCTTGTACTTGAAAATGTGTCAGAAAAACAAATTCTTGTCCTAGATGGCTCTGCCTTGACCTTGATAGCCAAACAGAACAGGAAAATTTTTCCCTGCAAACAGGTCATCCTAACACCTCACCAAAAAGAATGGGAAAGATTGTCTGCTATCCCCATTGACCGACAAACAAGCCAGACCAACCTAACCGCCTTAAGAGAGTTTCAAGAACGTACCATTTTAGTCGCCAAGAGTTCATCTAGCCATGTCCTGCAAGCCAATCCTGAGCAAATCACACCAATAACTGCAGGCGGTCCCTACCAAGCAACAGGTGGAATGGGCGATACCCTTGCTGGTATGGTAGCAGGATTTGCCCTGCAATTTCCACATGCTCCCCTATACGATAAAGTCGTTGCAGCCACCTACCTTCATTCCTATATCGCTGACCAATTGGCCCAGCAATTCTATCTTGTAAAACCTACAGATATTTCGAAAGACATTCAAAAAACCATGCATTACTTTCAAATGAAATAA
- the rimM gene encoding ribosome maturation factor RimM (Essential for efficient processing of 16S rRNA), which translates to MNYFNVGKIVNTQGLQGEMRVLSVTDFAEERFKKGAKLALFNDKDQFVMEVEIASHRKAKNFDIIKFKGMYHINDIEKYKGFSLKIAEENLSDLEDGEFYYHEIIGLDVYENDQLIGQIKEILQPGANDVWVVKRKGKKDLLLPYIPPVVLNIDIPNNRVDVELLEGLDDEN; encoded by the coding sequence ATGAATTATTTTAACGTAGGAAAGATTGTTAACACCCAAGGCTTGCAAGGAGAAATGCGTGTTTTATCTGTAACGGATTTTGCAGAAGAACGGTTTAAAAAAGGGGCAAAGCTAGCCTTGTTTAATGACAAGGACCAGTTTGTCATGGAAGTTGAAATTGCCAGTCACCGCAAGGCTAAAAACTTTGATATTATCAAGTTCAAGGGTATGTACCACATCAATGATATCGAGAAGTACAAGGGCTTTAGTTTGAAAATTGCGGAAGAAAATTTGTCCGACCTTGAAGACGGTGAGTTTTATTACCATGAAATTATCGGTTTGGATGTTTATGAAAATGACCAGCTGATTGGACAAATCAAGGAAATCTTGCAACCTGGTGCCAATGATGTCTGGGTGGTCAAACGCAAAGGGAAGAAAGACCTGCTCTTGCCTTACATCCCGCCTGTTGTCTTGAACATTGATATTCCAAACAATCGCGTAGATGTGGAATTGCTTGAGGGCTTGGACGATGAGAATTGA
- a CDS encoding S8 family serine peptidase, whose amino-acid sequence MKRQRFSLRKCKLGLVSVLVGSIISFAGTSQVFAEQVLENAAVDQTVEQVAPVEDTFEVQVNSQLQQEEVKPQSEEILPVEIVESNEVSENQSQEVSAINPTTDEIVSSESNVKTEEIMEAPTSEASASEPSLETNIELTDQQKVNSQVSPALRSLATTLDADSNSMISAPTVWETGYKGEGSIVAIIDSGLDVEHDVLKISDTSKAKYQSAQELEVAKAAAGISYGKWFSDKVVFGYNYADGNDVLKEEASQSHGMHVTGIAAGNPSTMDGGRYIQGVAPESQVMFMRVFSDVSSTTGAALYVRAIEDAVKLGADSINLSLGGANGSLVNMDNTVLAAIELARKAGVSVVIAAGNDGAFGAGHSIPWSTNLDYGLVADPSTAKDAISVASFNNSVINQRVLNIVGLEDNADLNFGRSSYDNPDRSEKKFEIGKAYDYVYVGLGKEEDFTNLDLTGKLALIKRGSINFSSKISNATKAGAEGVVIFNNVVGEENIGMALDETAIAIPSVFIPAEFGEALAVHSYKIQFNNESEAVANPEAGMMSAFSSWGLSADGELKPDIAAPGGSIYSAINDNQYASQSGTSMAAPHVAGAAVLVKQYLKDKFPNKSAAELETLVKQLLMSTAKTHFDTLNQAYTSPRQQGAGMLDVAAAVSKDLFVTGLDSYPSLTLGNVGDQFEFTVEVHNISSEDKVLNYTTHVNTDQTYEGLAVLVSRELMAIPGQEITVKANSSQQVTIKVDASEFSENLLQEMPNGYFLEGFVRFTDPVDAGEVISIPYVAYRGEFQNLPVVETPIYQLLPEGQVGFYFTPNMEEILEVKQDQDFTGLLTNYSEKVYSTDRMTEEEMKVLGAFKNDKDQFVLSMDETGQLKLAISPNGDNIQESVLFKGVFLRNYTNLVASVYAAEDTERTQALWTSKAETGEKNYYSGNELNPKSTVVYPTEWSGLDSNGNPLADGNYKYVLTYLPEVPGADLQKLEFDVIVDRQAPNITTATYDASSYKFDPRPASEKGPAGIFRERVFYLVSGENGLTTLTATDEKGHVTVTDNKVFVAQNEDGSFTLPLDLADISKFYYLVEDFAGNVSSEKVENLVGIGNGNGLVTVNLLDQATKQDAQIDFSYIVRDQNGQVVTELPRYAENNSIVKLPFGTYSFELFLYDTEWANLASERTLNVTISEENSIGQIDFYVLSKEKASLLVDVDKLLPVGTNVTLVTADGLSLALPNAKYSKTDYGKFVPVGQYTIATNLPEGYEFYEDLNLEVLVDQVNRKKLTLIDKRALSNLLTELAKIEETATYYNADSSLQVEFNKVLEEAKLILANKHLQNDVDQVIEDLTKAKSALNGQETDTSALVKELETYSKVTEEAVYYNASSPAQIAYDTAIRLAKMTLLKDKVTQQEINQAVSNLQASKSDLDGQSTDIIALRNAVSLSTVLRTTDVKYLNASEMVKQTYDQALSKAKAVLADEHASQASVDQVLAELQAAQAALDGVAAPTSENPPSENAESSIKPDEKATPPPVEPVLPSEEKAGKPEQPLLPVSEEEKVVEEKTNTINITVANASSINFPDPRPQLSTDKKQRSSFVLVARENYPVYQSAVSQEKAPIQNKEIRESAAVAYSGRQLPNTGSKDQNAYLFLGIALVTTVFLVQKKKYESV is encoded by the coding sequence AACTTCAGCAAGAGGAAGTCAAGCCTCAATCAGAAGAGATTTTACCTGTGGAGATTGTAGAAAGCAATGAGGTAAGTGAGAATCAGAGCCAAGAAGTTTCTGCCATAAATCCTACAACTGATGAAATAGTGTCAAGTGAAAGTAATGTCAAAACAGAAGAAATTATGGAAGCTCCGACAAGTGAGGCAAGTGCAAGCGAACCATCGTTGGAAACAAACATAGAGCTGACAGATCAGCAGAAGGTGAATAGCCAGGTAAGTCCTGCCCTAAGAAGCTTGGCTACGACCTTAGATGCAGATAGTAATTCTATGATTTCTGCGCCAACCGTTTGGGAAACTGGCTACAAGGGAGAGGGAAGCATTGTAGCCATTATTGACTCTGGATTGGACGTTGAGCATGATGTATTAAAAATATCAGATACAAGTAAGGCTAAGTACCAATCTGCTCAAGAATTAGAAGTAGCAAAAGCTGCAGCAGGTATTTCTTACGGAAAATGGTTCAGTGATAAGGTTGTGTTTGGCTACAACTATGCCGATGGAAATGATGTGCTAAAAGAAGAGGCTAGTCAGTCACACGGTATGCATGTTACCGGGATTGCTGCAGGAAATCCATCAACCATGGACGGTGGTCGCTATATTCAGGGGGTTGCCCCAGAATCACAGGTCATGTTTATGAGGGTCTTCTCTGATGTTAGTAGCACAACCGGTGCAGCCTTGTATGTGAGAGCTATTGAAGACGCCGTAAAACTAGGGGCAGATAGCATTAACTTGAGTTTAGGTGGCGCTAATGGCTCTCTTGTCAATATGGACAATACTGTCCTTGCAGCTATTGAATTGGCGCGTAAAGCGGGTGTTTCAGTGGTTATTGCAGCTGGCAATGACGGTGCTTTTGGTGCGGGGCACTCAATTCCATGGAGTACAAATCTCGACTATGGTTTGGTTGCAGATCCTTCGACAGCCAAAGATGCTATTTCTGTTGCCTCGTTTAATAATAGTGTCATCAATCAGCGTGTTTTGAATATTGTCGGTCTTGAAGACAATGCTGATCTGAATTTTGGCCGTAGTTCTTACGATAATCCTGATAGAAGTGAGAAGAAATTTGAAATTGGAAAGGCCTATGATTATGTTTACGTGGGCTTGGGGAAAGAAGAAGATTTTACAAATCTTGACCTGACTGGTAAGCTAGCGCTTATTAAGCGTGGAAGCATCAATTTCTCTAGCAAAATTTCCAATGCTACAAAGGCTGGTGCAGAAGGTGTTGTTATCTTCAACAATGTAGTAGGCGAAGAAAATATCGGAATGGCCTTGGATGAAACAGCTATTGCCATACCATCTGTTTTTATTCCTGCAGAGTTTGGTGAGGCCCTCGCGGTTCATTCGTATAAAATCCAGTTTAACAACGAATCTGAGGCTGTTGCTAATCCAGAAGCGGGCATGATGTCGGCATTCTCCAGTTGGGGTCTATCTGCTGATGGAGAATTAAAACCAGATATAGCAGCGCCGGGTGGTTCTATCTATTCAGCTATCAATGACAACCAATACGCTTCCCAAAGTGGTACTAGTATGGCTGCGCCTCACGTGGCAGGAGCTGCCGTCTTGGTGAAACAATATTTGAAAGATAAGTTTCCTAATAAATCAGCTGCTGAACTGGAAACGTTGGTCAAACAGTTGCTCATGTCAACGGCAAAAACCCATTTTGATACGCTAAACCAAGCCTATACTTCTCCACGTCAACAAGGAGCGGGTATGCTTGATGTGGCAGCTGCTGTATCAAAAGACCTATTCGTTACAGGTCTGGATAGCTACCCTAGCTTGACTTTAGGAAATGTTGGTGACCAATTTGAATTCACGGTAGAAGTGCACAATATTAGTTCAGAAGATAAGGTATTGAATTATACTACTCATGTCAATACAGACCAGACCTATGAAGGTCTAGCAGTCTTAGTATCACGCGAATTGATGGCTATTCCAGGTCAAGAAATTACAGTGAAGGCTAATAGTAGTCAGCAAGTCACCATCAAAGTAGATGCTTCTGAGTTTTCAGAAAACCTACTCCAAGAAATGCCTAATGGTTACTTTTTAGAAGGTTTTGTACGTTTTACCGACCCTGTGGACGCTGGTGAGGTAATCAGTATTCCGTATGTTGCTTATAGAGGAGAATTCCAAAATTTGCCAGTGGTTGAAACACCGATTTATCAACTCTTACCAGAAGGTCAAGTTGGATTTTATTTCACACCTAATATGGAGGAAATACTGGAAGTAAAACAAGACCAAGATTTTACAGGTTTGTTGACAAATTACTCTGAAAAAGTGTATTCTACGGACCGCATGACTGAAGAGGAGATGAAAGTTCTTGGAGCCTTTAAGAATGATAAGGATCAATTCGTTCTCTCCATGGATGAAACGGGGCAATTGAAACTAGCTATTTCTCCAAATGGTGATAATATTCAAGAATCAGTCTTATTTAAAGGCGTTTTCCTGCGCAATTACACAAATCTTGTTGCCTCTGTTTATGCAGCAGAAGATACAGAGCGGACTCAAGCTTTATGGACAAGCAAGGCTGAAACTGGTGAAAAAAATTATTACAGTGGAAATGAACTCAATCCAAAATCAACAGTTGTTTATCCAACGGAATGGTCTGGTTTAGATAGCAATGGCAATCCGTTAGCAGACGGAAACTATAAGTATGTCTTGACCTATCTTCCAGAGGTTCCTGGAGCAGACCTGCAAAAATTGGAATTTGATGTGATCGTTGACCGCCAAGCACCAAACATCACAACGGCTACTTATGATGCGAGCAGTTACAAATTTGATCCACGTCCAGCCAGTGAAAAAGGACCTGCAGGAATATTCCGCGAACGAGTATTCTATTTAGTAAGTGGTGAGAATGGATTGACAACCTTGACAGCTACTGACGAAAAAGGTCATGTCACAGTGACTGATAATAAGGTTTTTGTTGCACAAAACGAGGACGGCAGTTTCACTTTGCCACTTGATTTGGCTGATATTTCTAAATTTTACTATCTGGTGGAAGATTTTGCTGGAAACGTAAGTTCTGAAAAAGTTGAGAACTTAGTTGGAATTGGAAATGGTAACGGCTTGGTGACGGTTAATTTGCTTGATCAGGCAACCAAGCAAGATGCACAAATTGATTTTTCATACATTGTGAGAGATCAGAATGGTCAAGTTGTCACAGAACTACCTCGCTATGCAGAGAATAACAGTATTGTTAAATTACCATTTGGTACCTATAGTTTTGAACTATTCCTATATGATACAGAGTGGGCGAACCTAGCGAGCGAAAGAACGTTAAATGTAACAATTAGTGAAGAAAATAGTATTGGTCAGATTGATTTCTATGTTCTTTCTAAGGAAAAAGCAAGTTTGTTGGTCGATGTCGATAAACTCTTGCCTGTTGGTACAAATGTAACACTGGTAACGGCAGATGGCCTAAGTCTTGCTTTGCCAAATGCCAAGTATTCAAAAACAGACTATGGCAAGTTTGTTCCTGTTGGGCAATATACGATTGCGACCAACCTACCTGAAGGTTATGAGTTTTATGAAGATTTGAACCTAGAAGTATTAGTCGACCAAGTCAATCGTAAGAAATTGACTCTGATTGATAAACGAGCTCTGTCCAATTTATTGACTGAACTAGCTAAAATTGAGGAAACAGCTACTTATTACAATGCTGACAGTTCGCTTCAAGTTGAATTTAATAAAGTTTTAGAAGAGGCGAAGTTGATTTTAGCGAATAAACACCTTCAAAATGATGTTGACCAAGTGATAGAAGATTTGACCAAAGCTAAGTCAGCTCTAAACGGTCAGGAAACAGACACCAGCGCCTTGGTGAAAGAGCTAGAAACTTATTCTAAAGTGACAGAAGAAGCTGTTTATTATAATGCGTCATCTCCAGCTCAAATCGCCTATGATACAGCTATCCGCTTGGCCAAAATGACCCTTCTCAAAGATAAAGTGACTCAGCAAGAAATCAATCAAGCGGTATCAAACTTGCAAGCTAGCAAATCTGACTTAGATGGTCAGTCTACAGATATCATTGCACTAAGAAATGCCGTATCACTTTCTACTGTTCTCAGAACAACGGATGTAAAATATCTCAATGCTTCTGAGATGGTAAAACAGACATATGACCAAGCTCTTTCAAAAGCTAAAGCAGTCCTTGCTGATGAACATGCTAGCCAAGCTAGTGTTGATCAAGTATTGGCAGAGCTTCAGGCTGCTCAAGCTGCATTAGATGGTGTAGCAGCTCCAACTAGCGAAAACCCGCCTTCTGAGAATGCCGAATCAAGCATTAAACCAGATGAGAAAGCTACTCCACCACCTGTAGAACCTGTCCTTCCATCAGAAGAAAAAGCAGGTAAGCCTGAACAGCCGCTGTTGCCTGTATCAGAGGAAGAGAAGGTAGTGGAAGAAAAGACAAATACTATTAACATAACAGTCGCAAATGCGAGCTCTATCAACTTCCCAGATCCTCGTCCTCAATTGAGTACGGATAAGAAGCAAAGGTCCTCCTTTGTTCTAGTAGCACGAGAAAACTATCCTGTATATCAATCTGCTGTTAGTCAGGAAAAAGCACCAATTCAGAACAAGGAAATAAGAGAGAGTGCCGCAGTTGCTTATTCCGGTAGACAATTACCGAACACAGGTTCAAAAGACCAGAATGCTTATCTTTTCCTAGGAATCGCTCTAGTTACTACTGTTTTTCTCGTTCAAAAGAAAAAATACGAAAGCGTCTAA